The Halomicronema hongdechloris C2206 genome includes a window with the following:
- a CDS encoding substrate-binding domain-containing protein, which yields MNSTETPPASVTQVKAVAGDQLRIDGSDAMVLINRWLKQQFEQSYPQIEVTLDSRGTETALDEVIAGDIDLAAIGRPLMEAETAKGLRQIPVSQDSIAVIVGRSNPFMGSLTVEQFAQILRGEITDWAELGRQPGNILVIDRPQGSDTRQALLNNPRFQDLEGQPASQEHHVTVADTAAVIRRLGGDGIGYAIASQIQHQPQVRVVKIAVLLDTLPGDAIYPYTSLRGYAYRADNPAIQAFLDLVQDPSGQLAINQAKDAEADAITAALEPRPWQRSSSSSPGVGTATTPVDRLLPFWWVLLGGLLLWLGWWLSQRQRANRLRLRSLPIAKRRQNRRRQNRRRQRQLPPPPIQPCQRPPLMGLPAPEEAGTSLGKQKQGQQ from the coding sequence GTGAACTCGACTGAGACGCCCCCCGCTTCTGTGACGCAGGTGAAGGCGGTGGCTGGCGATCAGCTGCGGATTGATGGCTCCGATGCCATGGTGCTGATCAACCGCTGGCTGAAGCAGCAATTTGAGCAGAGCTATCCCCAGATCGAGGTCACCCTAGATTCTCGGGGTACTGAGACGGCCCTGGATGAGGTCATTGCTGGCGACATTGATTTGGCTGCCATTGGTCGCCCCCTGATGGAGGCTGAGACGGCGAAGGGCCTACGGCAGATTCCCGTTAGCCAGGACAGCATAGCCGTCATCGTTGGCCGCAGTAATCCCTTCATGGGAAGTTTGACCGTCGAGCAATTTGCCCAGATTCTGCGGGGAGAGATCACAGATTGGGCGGAGCTGGGTCGGCAGCCGGGGAATATTTTGGTCATCGATCGGCCCCAGGGCAGTGACACCCGCCAGGCTCTACTGAACAATCCTCGGTTTCAGGATTTAGAGGGGCAGCCGGCTTCCCAGGAGCATCATGTGACCGTGGCCGATACGGCGGCGGTGATTCGGCGGCTCGGTGGCGATGGCATCGGCTATGCGATCGCATCCCAGATCCAGCATCAACCCCAGGTGCGGGTCGTAAAAATTGCCGTGCTGCTGGATACGTTGCCCGGCGATGCCATCTATCCCTACACCTCGCTGCGGGGCTATGCCTATCGGGCCGATAATCCGGCGATTCAAGCCTTCCTGGACCTGGTACAAGATCCCTCTGGACAACTGGCTATCAACCAGGCCAAAGACGCCGAAGCCGATGCGATCACAGCGGCCCTGGAGCCCAGACCCTGGCAACGATCCTCCAGCTCCAGTCCTGGCGTTGGCACGGCCACCACTCCCGTCGACCGACTATTGCCATTTTGGTGGGTGCTACTGGGGGGGCTGCTGCTATGGCTAGGCTGGTGGCTCAGCCAGCGCCAGCGGGCAAATCGGCTGCGTCTCCGGAGTCTGCCGATTGCCAAACGGCGGCAGAACCGGAGGCGGCAGAACCGGAGGCGGCAACGTCAACTACCGCCGCCGCCGATCCAGCCATGCCAACGGCCGCCACTGATGGGGCTGCCAGCGCCAGAGGAGGCAGGGACGTCGCTAGGGAAGCAAAAACAGGGCCAGCAATAG
- the gndA gene encoding NADP-dependent phosphogluconate dehydrogenase, whose translation MAQSFGVIGLAVMGENLALNVERNGFPVAVYNRTAEKTDAFMKNRAQGKNVKATYSLEEFVSALERPRRILVMVKAGKPVDAVIQQLKPLLQEGDMIIDGGNSLFEDTERRVEELEATGLRFIGMGVSGGEEGALNGPSLMPGGTRAAYESIEPIVTKIAAQVDDGPCVTYIGPGGSGHYVKMVHNGIEYGDMQLIAEAYDLLKNTVGLNHQQLHEVFTEWNTTDELNSFLVEITADIFTKLDDEIREPLVELIMDAAGQKGTGRWTVISALELGIGIPTITAAVNARIMSSIKSERVAASKQLNGPSSQFSGDRASFIHKIRDALYCSKICSYAQGMALLAKASDTYNYDLNLGETARIWKGGCIIRAGFLNKIKHAFDENRQLPNLLLAPEFKQTILDRQEAWREVIATAAQMGIPVPAFSASLDYFDSYRRDRLPQNLTQAQRDYFGAHTYERVDKEGVFHTEWARETAQV comes from the coding sequence ATGGCACAGAGTTTTGGTGTAATCGGCCTCGCCGTCATGGGGGAAAACCTCGCCCTGAATGTCGAGCGCAATGGATTCCCGGTGGCGGTCTATAACCGCACCGCCGAAAAGACCGACGCCTTCATGAAAAATCGGGCCCAGGGCAAAAACGTCAAAGCCACCTATTCCCTGGAAGAGTTTGTCAGCGCCCTGGAGCGCCCCCGCCGCATCCTGGTCATGGTCAAGGCAGGCAAGCCTGTTGATGCCGTCATCCAGCAGCTGAAACCGCTGCTACAAGAGGGCGACATGATCATCGACGGCGGCAACTCCCTGTTCGAAGACACCGAACGCCGGGTAGAAGAACTGGAAGCCACCGGACTGCGGTTCATCGGCATGGGGGTCAGTGGCGGCGAAGAAGGTGCCCTCAATGGTCCTAGCCTGATGCCTGGTGGTACCCGGGCTGCCTACGAATCCATCGAGCCGATTGTCACCAAGATCGCCGCCCAGGTCGATGATGGCCCTTGCGTCACCTACATCGGCCCTGGCGGCTCTGGCCACTACGTCAAAATGGTGCACAACGGCATTGAGTACGGCGATATGCAGCTCATTGCCGAAGCCTATGACCTGCTCAAGAACACCGTCGGCCTCAATCACCAGCAGCTGCATGAGGTCTTCACCGAGTGGAACACCACCGATGAGCTCAACTCCTTCCTGGTGGAGATCACCGCCGATATCTTCACCAAGCTCGATGACGAGATCCGAGAGCCCCTGGTGGAACTAATCATGGATGCCGCCGGTCAAAAGGGGACCGGTCGCTGGACGGTGATCAGTGCCTTGGAATTAGGCATTGGCATTCCTACTATCACCGCGGCTGTGAACGCTCGCATCATGTCATCTATCAAGAGCGAGCGAGTGGCGGCCTCTAAGCAACTGAATGGGCCTAGCAGCCAATTCAGCGGCGATAGAGCCAGCTTCATCCATAAGATTCGCGATGCCCTCTACTGCTCTAAAATCTGCTCCTACGCCCAGGGCATGGCCCTTCTGGCCAAGGCCTCAGATACCTATAACTATGATCTGAATCTGGGCGAGACAGCCCGCATCTGGAAGGGAGGCTGCATCATTCGGGCTGGCTTTTTGAACAAGATCAAGCATGCCTTCGATGAGAACCGGCAGTTACCCAACCTGCTATTGGCCCCGGAGTTCAAACAGACCATCCTCGATCGCCAAGAGGCCTGGCGCGAAGTGATTGCCACTGCCGCTCAGATGGGAATTCCGGTGCCTGCCTTCAGTGCCTCCCTAGACTACTTCGACAGCTATCGGCGGGATCGCCTACCACAAAATCTCACCCAGGCCCAGCGAGACTACTTCGGGGCCCACACCTATGAGCGGGTGGACAAAGAAGGGGTCTTCCACACCGAGTGGGCCCGGGAAACCGCCCAGGTTTGA
- a CDS encoding Spy/CpxP family protein refolding chaperone produces MTTFKQVFAMKLHPLSTLIAAVLLLPVAGSLGPLESGISATPATASLLAQADPAPLPPDTEQSPDPRWFEAIDLSDTQLQQIRSIRDQARDTLQPLHQELRQERQTLRGLMASDVPAAELRSHHDTIQTLQQQLGDERFETMLAIRDVLTPDQRATLAELAEQRRQQWREQVPGPRRFNGRPFRGPRQRGDGPLD; encoded by the coding sequence ATGACGACATTCAAGCAGGTATTTGCCATGAAATTGCATCCCCTATCTACCTTGATCGCTGCGGTATTACTCTTACCCGTCGCTGGCTCCCTAGGCCCCCTAGAGTCGGGCATCAGCGCCACGCCGGCCACGGCCTCACTCCTGGCCCAAGCTGATCCGGCACCGCTCCCCCCCGACACCGAGCAATCCCCTGACCCCCGCTGGTTCGAGGCCATTGACCTCAGCGATACCCAGTTGCAGCAGATTCGCTCTATCCGGGATCAGGCTCGCGATACGCTGCAGCCCCTGCATCAGGAGCTCAGGCAAGAACGACAGACCCTGCGAGGTCTGATGGCCAGCGATGTTCCTGCGGCTGAGTTGCGATCGCACCATGACACCATCCAGACCCTACAGCAACAACTGGGGGACGAGCGCTTCGAAACCATGTTGGCCATTCGCGATGTCTTGACCCCAGACCAACGGGCTACCCTGGCAGAGCTGGCAGAGCAACGCCGGCAGCAATGGCGAGAGCAAGTACCAGGGCCGAGACGCTTTAATGGCCGTCCCTTTAGAGGCCCTAGGCAACGGGGTGACGGCCCCCTCGACTAG
- a CDS encoding sigma-70 family RNA polymerase sigma factor, with product MKPLTTMGSDDELIQACRAGDTEAFRWLYRRHQGRVRATLYQLCADAALDDLVQEVFLRAWKGLPRFRQSAQFSTWLYRIVWNVASDCRRQQARMRAQRQQLPQLVSTAHDPASLTHLHYQDLVQRGLQHLSPEHRDVLVLHDLEQLPQAQVAQILGIPVGTVKSRLHHGRAQLRQFLQREGISL from the coding sequence ATGAAGCCGCTGACCACAATGGGTTCAGACGATGAGCTGATACAGGCTTGCCGAGCCGGTGACACCGAGGCGTTTCGCTGGCTCTATCGGCGCCATCAGGGGCGAGTCCGAGCGACCTTGTACCAGCTCTGCGCCGATGCCGCCCTGGATGATTTGGTACAGGAGGTGTTTCTGCGGGCCTGGAAGGGGTTACCTCGGTTCCGGCAATCGGCTCAGTTCTCGACTTGGCTGTATCGGATTGTCTGGAATGTGGCCAGTGACTGTCGACGGCAACAGGCTCGGATGAGGGCCCAGCGTCAGCAGCTGCCCCAGCTGGTATCGACAGCCCACGACCCCGCTAGCCTCACCCACCTGCACTACCAAGACTTGGTGCAGCGAGGGTTGCAGCACCTGAGCCCAGAGCACCGAGATGTGTTAGTGCTGCATGACCTAGAACAGTTACCCCAGGCCCAGGTGGCTCAGATTCTAGGGATTCCTGTGGGCACGGTTAAGTCTCGCCTGCACCATGGTCGGGCTCAGCTGCGGCAGTTTCTTCAACGGGAGGGCATTTCCCTATGA